Proteins from a single region of Pseudomonas phenolilytica:
- the icmH gene encoding type IVB secretion system protein IcmH/DotU yields MIKEMDYGQDDRTVIVNRAGEAPAQSPLTDFDSPPRFEQLEERMIYAARLRPAETFNISLNPLVAAASPLLSEVVRFKHSLESEDLQALHGQLSGAIKLFEHRALHDGAESSQVMAARYVLCTVLDEAVVTTPWGNESEWSQMSLLSSFHNETFGGEKFFQLLERLSRNPVKHLPMLELMYLCLSLGFEGKYRVLPRGMLELEAVRDSLYRQIRQMRGDIPRELSPHWEGLKDTRRRLVRIVPWWMVALFTLICLGVIYGGFAWVLGEQRESVLQPYRSLDMDAGDSTSSGMK; encoded by the coding sequence ATGATCAAGGAAATGGATTACGGACAGGACGACCGCACGGTCATCGTCAATCGAGCGGGAGAGGCCCCGGCGCAGAGCCCGCTGACCGACTTCGACAGCCCGCCGCGCTTCGAGCAGCTGGAGGAGCGGATGATCTACGCCGCCCGCCTGCGCCCGGCGGAAACCTTCAACATCAGCCTCAACCCGCTAGTGGCCGCCGCCTCGCCGCTGCTGTCGGAAGTGGTGCGCTTCAAGCACAGCCTGGAAAGCGAAGACCTGCAGGCCCTGCACGGGCAGTTGAGCGGCGCGATCAAGCTGTTCGAGCATCGCGCGCTGCATGACGGCGCCGAAAGCAGCCAGGTGATGGCGGCGCGCTACGTGCTCTGCACCGTGCTCGACGAGGCCGTGGTGACCACGCCCTGGGGCAACGAGAGCGAATGGTCGCAGATGAGCCTGCTGTCCTCCTTCCACAACGAGACCTTCGGCGGAGAGAAATTCTTCCAGCTGCTCGAGCGGCTGTCGCGCAACCCAGTCAAGCACCTGCCGATGCTCGAGCTGATGTACCTCTGCCTGTCGCTCGGCTTCGAGGGCAAGTATCGCGTGCTACCGCGCGGCATGCTCGAGCTGGAAGCGGTACGCGACAGCCTCTACCGACAGATTCGCCAGATGCGCGGCGATATACCGCGCGAGCTGTCGCCGCACTGGGAAGGCCTCAAGGACACCCGCCGGCGTCTGGTGCGCATTGTGCCCTGGTGGATGGTGGCGCTGTTTACCCTGATCTGTCTCGGGGTGATCTACGGCGGCTTCGCCTGGGTGCTCGGCGAGCAACGCGAGAGCGTGCTGCAACCCTATCGCTCGCTGGACATGGATGCCGGCGATTCCACCTCGTCAGGGATGAAATGA
- the tssK gene encoding type VI secretion system baseplate subunit TssK: MSLHKVVWQEGMLLRPQHFQQSDRYYDHQLKTRTQKLSSYAWGFFNLEIDRQFLNMGKLVLSQASGILPDGTLFELGSEREPLALDIPPNTGSTPVYLALPLVTGNHIETRRPEQKDVLARYTAHELDVADSNAGDSSTSQVSTGLPDFRLLLGEQQSDQAYVKLQLCEVLDTTPDGVISLDPEFIPTYVNFQASGYLLSCLKEVISMLAHRGDTLAERISATGKVGGAEVGDFMMLQLINRHEPVLRHYLGVEQVHPEQIYRDLLGLLGELATFSSESKRPRLDGRYQHSDQGASFRKLMDAIRQVLSMVLEQHAIELLLQQRQYGIQVSPLHDHKLLGTASFVLAASAQCDSETLRTRLPAHLKIGPVERIRQLVNLHLPGIRLKPLPVAPRQIPFHAGKTYFALELSAEDQAQLERSGGFAFHVSGDFAGLELKFWAVRD, encoded by the coding sequence ATGAGCCTGCACAAGGTTGTCTGGCAGGAAGGCATGCTGCTGCGCCCGCAGCACTTCCAGCAAAGCGATCGATATTACGATCACCAACTCAAGACGCGCACCCAGAAGCTGAGCAGCTATGCCTGGGGATTCTTCAATCTGGAGATCGACCGCCAGTTCCTCAACATGGGCAAGCTGGTGCTCAGCCAGGCCAGCGGCATCCTCCCGGACGGTACGCTGTTCGAGCTGGGCAGCGAGCGCGAGCCACTGGCGCTGGACATTCCGCCGAACACCGGCAGTACACCGGTATACCTCGCGCTGCCACTGGTTACCGGCAACCACATCGAAACGCGTCGTCCCGAACAGAAGGATGTGCTGGCGCGCTACACCGCCCATGAGCTGGATGTCGCCGACTCCAATGCCGGCGACAGCAGCACCAGCCAGGTCAGCACCGGCCTGCCGGATTTTCGCCTGCTGCTGGGCGAGCAGCAGAGCGACCAGGCCTACGTGAAGCTGCAGCTGTGCGAGGTGCTGGACACCACGCCGGACGGGGTCATCAGCCTCGACCCCGAGTTCATTCCCACCTACGTCAACTTCCAGGCTTCGGGCTACCTGCTGTCCTGCCTGAAGGAAGTGATCAGCATGCTCGCCCACCGCGGCGATACCCTCGCCGAGCGCATCAGCGCCACCGGCAAGGTCGGTGGCGCCGAGGTCGGCGACTTCATGATGCTGCAGCTGATCAACCGTCACGAACCGGTGCTGCGCCACTACCTGGGCGTGGAGCAGGTGCACCCGGAGCAGATCTACCGCGACCTGCTTGGCCTGCTCGGCGAGCTGGCGACCTTCTCCAGCGAGAGCAAGCGCCCGCGCCTGGACGGCCGTTACCAGCACAGTGACCAGGGCGCGAGCTTCCGCAAGCTGATGGACGCGATCCGCCAGGTGCTGTCGATGGTGCTCGAGCAGCACGCCATCGAACTGCTGCTGCAGCAACGCCAGTACGGCATCCAGGTATCGCCACTGCACGATCACAAGCTGCTCGGCACCGCCTCCTTCGTGCTCGCCGCCAGCGCCCAGTGCGATTCGGAAACGCTGCGCACCCGCCTACCGGCGCACCTGAAGATCGGCCCGGTGGAGCGCATCCGCCAGCTGGTCAACCTGCATCTGCCGGGTATCCGCCTCAAGCCGCTGCCGGTGGCGCCGCGGCAGATCCCCTTCCATGCCGGCAAGACCTATTTCGCCCTGGAGCTCAGCGCCGAGGACCAGGCGCAACTGGAGCGTTCCGGCGGCTTTGCCTTCCATGTGTCCGGTGACTTCGCCGGGCTCGAACTGAAATTCTGGGCGGTCAGGGACTGA
- the tssJ gene encoding type VI secretion system lipoprotein TssJ yields the protein MPRRITLAMLASLLVLGGCSALSPYSKLTKLDLELHGSDRLNPDLNGRPSPIVLRLLELKHPVAFENGDFFALYQRPKEALAPDLVTSEELELRPGESRELKLSVQDGSRYVGVLAAYRDLPEASWRYVIAVPPQERTRIALSLDERGIALFDPLAEEGK from the coding sequence ATGCCTCGTCGCATCACCCTGGCCATGCTGGCCTCGCTGCTCGTACTGGGCGGCTGCTCGGCACTGTCGCCGTACTCCAAGCTGACCAAGCTCGACCTCGAGCTGCACGGCAGCGACCGTCTCAACCCCGACCTCAACGGCCGGCCTTCGCCGATCGTGCTGCGCCTGCTGGAGCTCAAGCATCCAGTGGCGTTCGAAAACGGCGACTTCTTCGCCCTCTACCAGCGGCCCAAGGAAGCACTGGCGCCAGACCTGGTGACCTCCGAGGAACTGGAACTGCGTCCCGGCGAAAGCCGTGAGCTGAAGCTCTCCGTGCAGGACGGCAGCCGCTACGTCGGCGTGCTGGCCGCCTACCGCGACCTGCCGGAAGCCAGCTGGCGCTACGTCATCGCCGTGCCGCCGCAAGAGCGCACCCGCATCGCCCTGAGCCTGGACGAGCGTGGCATCGCGCTGTTCGACCCGCTCGCCGAAGAAGGAAAATAA
- the tagH gene encoding type VI secretion system-associated FHA domain protein TagH, translating into MELVFDMVGAQQFVPGLLTTKTFKQAGGVIGRAEGCDWVIPDRKRVLSGRHAVISYRDGAFFLTDTSSNGIQLKDSGASLVKGQPQRIEHGSVYCLGDFEIRARLIQDPALFEGDIGRPLPAGSIIPDDAFLDLDPLIAMEQQERIYAEIDDLDLALVAPQRQAQQQRDYARIDMESLPLPELVMPQAAPQAKGEAEPERLPQGFWARFGEALGIDLDDLDEDQRQALALNAARLLKQSVAGLQQSLRTRSELKNELRLALTTVQSAGNNPLKHSADASEALNALLRGGKPGQLSAEQAVGRAFRDLQAHQVALLAASRAAVHAMFEQLAPEQLALRFEREGRKPLLATAGSRWRAYRRLYHSLGQDADWSERLFARDFAKTYEEQVRLIATLDSTHQG; encoded by the coding sequence ATGGAACTGGTCTTCGATATGGTAGGCGCCCAGCAATTCGTGCCTGGGCTGCTGACCACCAAAACCTTCAAGCAGGCCGGCGGCGTGATCGGCCGGGCCGAAGGTTGCGACTGGGTGATCCCCGATCGCAAGCGTGTACTTTCCGGACGCCACGCGGTGATCAGCTATCGCGACGGCGCCTTCTTTCTCACCGATACCAGCAGCAACGGCATCCAGCTCAAGGACAGCGGTGCCAGCCTGGTCAAGGGCCAGCCGCAGCGCATCGAGCATGGCAGCGTCTACTGCCTGGGCGACTTCGAGATCCGCGCCCGGCTGATCCAGGATCCGGCGCTGTTCGAAGGTGACATCGGTCGTCCGCTGCCGGCCGGCAGCATCATCCCCGACGATGCCTTCCTCGACCTCGATCCGCTGATCGCGATGGAACAACAGGAGCGCATCTATGCCGAGATCGACGACCTCGACCTCGCCCTGGTAGCGCCACAGCGCCAGGCGCAGCAACAGCGCGACTACGCACGCATCGACATGGAAAGCCTGCCGTTGCCGGAGCTGGTCATGCCGCAGGCAGCACCGCAAGCCAAGGGCGAAGCCGAGCCCGAACGACTGCCGCAGGGGTTCTGGGCGCGTTTCGGCGAGGCGCTGGGCATCGATCTCGACGATCTCGACGAGGACCAACGCCAGGCCTTGGCGCTGAATGCCGCCCGCCTGCTCAAGCAAAGCGTGGCGGGCCTGCAGCAGAGCCTGCGCACCCGCAGCGAGCTGAAGAACGAGCTGCGCCTGGCGTTGACCACTGTGCAGAGCGCCGGCAACAACCCGCTCAAGCACAGCGCCGATGCGAGCGAGGCCCTGAACGCCCTGCTGCGCGGTGGCAAACCCGGCCAGCTCAGCGCCGAACAGGCCGTCGGCCGCGCCTTTCGTGATCTGCAGGCGCATCAGGTGGCACTGCTGGCGGCCAGCCGCGCCGCCGTTCACGCGATGTTCGAGCAGCTGGCACCAGAACAGCTCGCGCTGCGTTTCGAACGCGAAGGCCGCAAACCGCTGCTCGCCACCGCCGGCAGTCGCTGGCGCGCCTATCGCCGCCTGTATCACAGCCTCGGCCAGGATGCCGACTGGAGCGAACGCCTGTTCGCCCGCGACTTCGCCAAGACCTATGAGGAGCAAGTGCGCCTGATCGCCACGCTCGATTCAACCCATCAAGGATGA
- a CDS encoding type VI secretion protein produces the protein MAAALLAGCTGNYRFDDDHYRPLGDPQALNRGQ, from the coding sequence ATCGCCGCCGCGCTGCTCGCCGGTTGCACCGGCAACTACAGATTCGACGATGACCACTATCGCCCGCTGGGTGATCCGCAAGCCTTGAATCGCGGCCAGTAA